The genomic stretch AGGGAACCGGCGTCGAGTCGGCCTTTTATGTTCCCCTTCTGCAACAATGCGTCGAAACCAGGTCACTCCCTGATGCACAAGTTATCCATGCCCATATTATAAAGACCGGCACTCATGAGGAGGCCTTCGTATCGACATCTCTCGTCGATGTGTATATGAAATGTGGTGCCCCCCATCATGCCCGTAAGCTTTTTGATACATTACCTCGGAGGAATGTTGTCACTTGGACCGCATTGATCACTGGTTACGTTCGCAATTCAGAGCCTGAGAATGCGATTCTGGTATTTGTTCGGTTGCTGGAATCAGGGTGTTATCCTACGAACTATACGCTAGGAGCTGTTCTGAGCGCATGTTGTGCTCGGTACTCGATTGAGCTCGGCAGGCAAGTTCATGGATATATGGTCAAGTACGGGATCGAGTCCGAAACAAGCATGGGCAACTCGCTTTGCAGCTTGTACTCTAAATGCGGCAGCTTGGAGTCTTCGGTGAAAGCATTTCGAAGAATCCCCGACAAGAATGTGATATCTTGGACGTCCATCATATCTGCTTGTGGTGATAATGGTGATACCGAATTGGGCGTGACATTGTTTGCCGATATGCTTTCGGAAGATGTTGAGCCGAATGAGTACACATTGACCAGTGCTCTCAGCTTGTGCTGCATGTTACAGGATCTCAGTCTTGGAAAGCAAATCCACTCTTTCTGCATCAAGTTTGGGTGTGAATCACAGCTTCCTGTAAAGAATTCGATCATGTATTTGTATTTAAAATGCGAGGAGATTAATGAGGCGAGGAGATTGTTCAATGAGATGGACACAGTTAGCCTGATTACATGGAATGCGATGATTGCAGGACATGCTCAAATAATGAATTTGGCGAAGGATGATATGGCAGCCCATCATAGTGGCTTTGAAGCGCTTAAAGTGTTTCAGAAGCTTAATCGATCAGGAATGAAACCTGATCTGTACAGCTTTTCAAGTATTCTTACTGTTTGCAGTGGTCTTCTGGCCATAGAACAAGGGGAACAAATTCATGCTCAGACCATCAAAAGCGGGTATTTGTCAGATGTAGTCGTCAGCAGTGCGCTAGTGAATATGTACAACAAATGTGGTTGCATCGACGATGCGACCAAAGCATTTGTGGAGATGTCAACAAGGACCTTGATATCTTGGACTTCTATGCTTACTGGCTACTCCCAGCATGGCCGTTCCAAGGAAGCAATACAGCTTTTCGAGGACATGAGGTTGGTTGGTGTAAGGCCTAACCAAATCACATTTGTTGGTGTGTTGTCTGCCTGTAGTCATGCAGGCATGGTTGATGAGGCTGAGTACTATTTCAACATGATGAAGAATGAATATGGTATCAAGCCTGTCATGGACCATTATGCTTGTATGGTTGATATGTTTGTGAGGCAGGGACGATTGGAGGATGCTTTtgcttttgtgaagaaaatgaatTTTGAGCCAAATGAGATAATATGGTCGATCCTGATTGCTGGTTGTCGAAGCCATGGTAACGTGGATCTAGGATTCTATGCAGCTGAGAGGCTGCTAGAGCTCAAACCTAAAGGGATCGAGACGTACATATTGTTGTTGAATATGTATATATCAGCTGAGAGATGGCAGGACGTTTCAAGAGTGAGAAAGGTGATGAAAAATGAGAACATTGGCAGCATCAGAGACAGGAGCTGGATTAGCATCAAAGACAAAGTCTATTTCTTCAGGGCTAATGATAGATCCCACCCACAGAGTGCGGAGATGTATGCATTGTTGGAGAGCTTGCTCCAGAAAGCAACATGTCTGGGATATGTACCTTACAAGAGTGTTGAGTTGTCTGACAAAGAAGATGAAGAAAACTCAGTTGGTTCCGCTGCTGCTACACACCATAGTGAAAGATTGGCTATTGCCTTTGGACTGATAAATACGACAGAGGGTACAACCATAAGGGTTGTCAAGAATATCACAATGTGCAGGGACTGTCATAATTCTGTGAAGTTCTTCTCAATTCTAACCAAAAGAGAGATCATCGTAAGGGATAGTAAGCGGCTACACAGGTTCACGGATGGCAGATGTTCGTGCGGGGATTTTGGTGCTCTTCTACTATGATACTGATGACAAATGTTCTCATTTTTATGTCCAAAAAGTCCATGGTTTCCATGGTTTAAAACTTGGACATGCTCCTCTTCTTGAGGTTATCAGATTTCATCACTCAGCCTGCAAACTACTGTGATAGATTTCGAAAGAGTTTGTTGGTCATTTCATTCTTTTACCTGATCTTCTAATTTGAGTTGACTACTTGTGGATCTTGTAAATTGAGGCTCAAACCAATTCAGAAATGATCTTTCTGAGTTTTGGGTACAAATGCTATCTTTTCTTTTCAAATTAGAAGCTGAAACAAAAGTTAGCATTACTTCCAGTGATTTTTGGAGAATTATGTTGATTAAAATGGATATCTTACAATCTAGTTCTTGTGAAGATATGGTTACAGAAGAATACGATATCTACATCGATTTACTAGTGTTTGTATAAGAccctaattttttttccttttgtgcttatatatatatatatatatatatatatatatatatatatatcgatattTAGAGAattacattataaaaaaaaatttatgttttttAGATCAAATTATTAAAACGAATATACGATATTcattcaaaaaattttaaatcacataaaatattaatatgataaTATTGTGTCAAATCCAGCTACTAAGAATTTATAATCTCATCTCACAAATATTAATAGATACAACAATATCCTATTCAATCCATTTTGTTAGTGCATGCAATGTGCATCAGTATATTTGATAATGATGGATAAAACATAACTAGTTGTTGGCTAAGATCAAATCATTATTTGGACCTACCAACTTATCATAGAACATAATCTGTGCAGGACTATATACTCCCACGCTTTCAACAAACTCTGCCACGTTTTCCAAGTTAGGTGGGTCCCATGCTAGCTTCTTAATCGTCATCTTGTGGAGGAGGACACGAGTAGGTGAGTGGAGTAAATGAAATAATATCGTTCATGGTTCTTATAGTCCCACCGAGCATATTCTTCTACCTGAGaaaaatatatgtatttataaatatatatatgtatgtatatatatatgtatacatatatatgtatacatatatatatatgtatacatatatatgtatacatatatatatatgtatacatatatatatatatatgtatacatatatatatatatatatatgtatacatatatatatatatatatgtatacataattttgaatcgacataatttttaccgctgcattgattcaccccctcctctttgtACTGTACTGACTCATTCTTAACCCATATTACTTAAT from Musa acuminata AAA Group cultivar baxijiao chromosome BXJ1-3, Cavendish_Baxijiao_AAA, whole genome shotgun sequence encodes the following:
- the LOC135615617 gene encoding putative pentatricopeptide repeat-containing protein At5g52630; this translates as MASLPSLAISGTPHKLDADVRKLSPASVPLEKRLSYQRSPPTADGSWEASVQPLDAREALALLREGTGVESAFYVPLLQQCVETRSLPDAQVIHAHIIKTGTHEEAFVSTSLVDVYMKCGAPHHARKLFDTLPRRNVVTWTALITGYVRNSEPENAILVFVRLLESGCYPTNYTLGAVLSACCARYSIELGRQVHGYMVKYGIESETSMGNSLCSLYSKCGSLESSVKAFRRIPDKNVISWTSIISACGDNGDTELGVTLFADMLSEDVEPNEYTLTSALSLCCMLQDLSLGKQIHSFCIKFGCESQLPVKNSIMYLYLKCEEINEARRLFNEMDTVSLITWNAMIAGHAQIMNLAKDDMAAHHSGFEALKVFQKLNRSGMKPDLYSFSSILTVCSGLLAIEQGEQIHAQTIKSGYLSDVVVSSALVNMYNKCGCIDDATKAFVEMSTRTLISWTSMLTGYSQHGRSKEAIQLFEDMRLVGVRPNQITFVGVLSACSHAGMVDEAEYYFNMMKNEYGIKPVMDHYACMVDMFVRQGRLEDAFAFVKKMNFEPNEIIWSILIAGCRSHGNVDLGFYAAERLLELKPKGIETYILLLNMYISAERWQDVSRVRKVMKNENIGSIRDRSWISIKDKVYFFRANDRSHPQSAEMYALLESLLQKATCLGYVPYKSVELSDKEDEENSVGSAAATHHSERLAIAFGLINTTEGTTIRVVKNITMCRDCHNSVKFFSILTKREIIVRDSKRLHRFTDGRCSCGDFGALLL